The window GCAGGTTCGGCGTAATGGGCAAGCCCCCGATGAATCGCACGGACGCAGGCAGCGACGCGCGCGGAAATTCGAAGCTCGGCACGGACGGTTGCAAATAGGCGTCCGCGAGTTCAATGGCGGACTCGAAAACGCCTCGATGCAACGGGCGGGCGCCCAGGTCCTTCATGAGTTCATCGGCGCGTGCGATTAGCGGCTGCTCGAACAACCTGTCATGGTCGCGCGAAAGGCCGGCGTACTGCGCACGCTGTGCCTGCGTGGACGCGGGTCGCCACCCGCCAAGATACGGCGCACCGTCATCCCGTTCCCAGGTCAGAAAATACGTACCGCAGATGACCACCCGGGGGCGCCTTTCGCGGGCGCCCAACAGGAGCGGCAGAATGCCGAGGAACCCGCTTTCGGTGAGGATGACGTCGGCGGCGAAGTGGCGTAGCACTGCCTGCAGCATCACATGCTGAAGCGGGATAGGATCGACCAGCGCGCGTTCGACGGCGATCTGAAAACGCATCAATTGCGGTGCATCCTCGGGCAGGTTCCTGAGCGTCGGATCATGGGCAATGACATGGGCAACGTCTGGCGACGCATCGGCCGGAAGAGGATGGAACAACGCGCCGATATCCTCGAACTGCCGGCGAAACTGCTCACCGGTCAGCGCTGCGACTTGATTGCCTTCCGATATCAAGATGGATGCGGCAGACGCCACTGGATTGACATGACCCGCTTCGGACTTGGCGGCAATGAGAATCTTCAACTGGTGTTGTCCCAATATGTGCTGCTTATCGCACTGTTTTTCTTGTCAGGGAAAAGTGCTGTTTCACCATTGTCTGAGGCTGAATGGTGTTCGCCGAGGCATGATGGCACGCTATTCGGTCCCGGCTTATGAACTTTTGTGAACAGACGTGTTTGAAAGCCGGACACGCGATCAGGAAAGCGGACTCCGACACGAATCACGAAGTGACAATTGTTCGCATTCCAGCGCGCTGATCGGGGATACGCTGTCTCCAAGGTTTCAGTCAATGGCTTCGTTTGCCGCGCCGTCAACAGGTGGGCGACCTGCCGACGTACGGTGCTCGACGGATACATTCTCCATGAACAGAAGGCTTGGCAGTACGGAACATGTCTTTTGGTTGATGAACCGGGTAGTCGCAAGTCACGTCGTGATTGCGGCGGAAATCGATGGAATCGCCGGAGCCGAAGCCTGGCGCGACGCGTTCGACGCACTGCAACGTCGGCATCCTTTGCTTCGCGCGCGCATTCCGCCGACAGCGCTGGGCTTTCCGCAATTGGAGTTGGTATCGGAGCGTCCGATACCGGTTCATCATGTCGACGATGCGCGATGGGAAACCGATCGAATTTCCGACGCATGGCTCGACTCTGCGATCGCGAGCATGCTGGACGAAGCGATCGATACCGACATCGGGCCGATGATGCGGGCCGTGGTGGCGTCGGGGCGGAACGGAAAATCGGTGCTGCTTTTGGCGTGTGCTCATGCCATCTGCGATGGAATCTCCCTGACGTACTGTGTTCGCGATCTGTTGCAAGCTTTGAGCGGTCAGTCGCTCGGAATTTTGTCGATGCCTCGGTCGCTCGATCAGCTGTACGGCGAAGCTGACATATCGCCTCCCGTCAACAAGGTAATCGTCGACGAATGTCGGCCGCGGCATTGCGATCGACTTACCGTTAGCCGCCTGAAACTGTCTCGCGAACTAACCACACGAATCGTGCAGCGCGCACGAGACGAGCGCACCACGTTCCACGGCGCACTTTGCTCCGCCATGCTGGGATACGGACGATCGATCAATCCGGCGTGGCGAGGGAAACCAATCCGGATCGTGACGCCGGTCGATCTTCGAAGACAGTTAGACATCGACGACGATGTGGGGCTCTTCGGCTCGGCCACGCGTGCATCGCTTGCGCCGACGATAGATGGATCGTTCTGGGAGGATTCGCGAGCGATCACGCGTGAACTCAAGCCGTCTGCCATTTCGCAACCAACCCGGAATTCAATACGAAGCATGTCCGAGCTGCTTACGAAAGGGCTCGATGTTCAAGGTTTATTGAGGGTCCGCGAGAGCGATGCGGTACAACGAGAAATCACGGTATCGAATCTGGGAAATCTGCGATTCGCCACCCAAATTGGACGCTTCCATATAACCGCGATCTGGGGACCGTGTGTTCCGATGGGGCAGAAGGACGACCCGAACATTCAGACAGTGGGAGTTGCGACCGTCGACGGCCGAGCGAATCTGACGCTTGCCAGCTTCGCGCCGTTGCCGTCGTTTCTAACGGGCGTGGCGGAAACCCTGTCGAGCGAATGCCGGTCATTCGAAGGCGCGTCACTATCTCGCGTTCCAGACATCAAGCCAGGCGGACAATAATGAAGATCGTGCTCGCCGCGACACCGTTGTCCGGTCATGCCAATCCGATGCTCAGCATAGCGCGCATCCTGATCGACGCAGGTCACGACGTGATCGTTCATACGGGGTGTGCATTCCAGGAACGCGCCGACAACATCGGCGCCGCATTTCATCCGCTTCGGCCGGCGGCCGATTTCGCATTCGGAGATCCCCATTCGAAGTTGCCGAGCCTGGAAGAACTGCCTCCAGGGCTGGAGCGGCAGCGTCTGGGCATGGAACTTGTGCTCGTTGATTACGTGATTGAACAGCACCTTGGGCTGCAGCAGCTTTTGCGGGAGGTGCAAGCCGATATCGTGTTCGTCGACCATGTATTCCTGGGGATATTACCGATGCTGCTCGGGCCGCGTTCGAATCGACCACCCGTCGCGATGTTCAACACCACCATTCTGCACTGGTCGCGCGAGGACGGGGCGCCGCACTACGCCGGATTGCCGCCTGCCACAAGCCGGGCGCAGCGCGAACGGTATGCAGCTATCGCCCGGGAGCACGACAGGATCGTCTATGGTCCGCTCGTCGATCGCCTGAACCGATATCTGGCCGAACTCGGCGTGGGACCGATAGCGATCGACCTTTGCGATTTGGTCGTAGCGCTTCCGGACGTTTTCATGCAACTGACCGTGCCGGAATTCGAATTTCCGCGTACCGATTTGCCAGCCTCGGTACGGTTCATCGGGGCTTTGCCGATCGAGGCAAATCAGGTTCCGCTGCCATCCTGGGCTTCTGAACTGACCGGCGATCGCAAGGTCGTTCTTGTCACCCAGGGTACCGTGGCGAATCACGATTTTCGCGTGTTGGTCGCGCCCGCGCTGGAAGCCCTTGCACATGAGCCGGATCTGCTGGTTGTCGTCAGCACGGGCGGACGTCCGGTTGACACCGTTCCCGGCCCCATTCCGGCGAACGCACGCGTCGCCAGCTATCTGCCTTTTGAATGGCTGTTGCCGAGCGTGGATGTGTTCGTCACCAATGGCGGCTATGGCAGCGTCAATCAGGCGATCAGCTACGGTATTCCGCTTGTCACCGCCGGATTGACGGAAGACAAAGCCGACGGGAATGCACGTGTTGCATGGTCGGGCGTCGGCATCGATCTCGCCACTCACTCGCCTACCCCCGACGCATTGCGTGCCGCCGTGAGAACGGTGCTCGACAACCCGCGCTGCCGTCAGCGTGTGACGGAGATCGCCGAGGCGTTCAAGTCGATCGACACGCGCGGCGAGATCCTTCGCATCATGGAATTGCTCACGCAGCCAACAACAGGCTCGGCTCGTGGAGGGAACCTGTGGTCAGACCATTAAGTGCGGTGGAACATGCATTCTGGTTGGCGAACCTGAGTGCGAACAATCATATCGTCTATGCCGCTGAACTGGAGGGCACGGCTACACCGCGGGAGTGGAGGGACGCATTCGATACGTTGCAACGCCGTCATCCCGTGCTGCGGGTTCGTATTCCGGCAACAGCCGGCGGTTGGCCATATTTGGAATTTGTTCATGGCAGACCGATTCCGGTGCGGCATGCGGTCGACGCGATATGGGACTCGGCGGGAATCGCATACGAATGGTTGAACGAAACCCTCGCCCACGAGCTGCAGCAGCCTGTCGATAGCGGTACGGCACCGCTGATGCGCGCCGTGATCGCATCCGATCGAGGCCGTTCGGTCGTCATCGTGGCGGTCAGCCATGTGCTCTACGATGGCATTTCGGTTGCCCGGTGTATCGGCGACCTTGTGCGGGTGCTCAACGGGGAACAGCTCGACGTGCTGCCGTTTCCGCGATCCATGAACCATGTGCTGGGCGTGCCGGATGCCGTCGCACCTCGGGAGGCGGTTTCGCTCGAAGGCGTGTCGTATCCGCAGGAAAGTCCGCCCGCCGTACATTGCATGAAACTGCCGCGCCAACTGAGCGGAGAACTCAGACAACGGGCGCGGGACGAGCAAACAACCGTCCATGGCGCGCTTTGCAGCGCATTTGCGATGGCCGGCCGGTCGTCGATACAGCGTTGGCGCGGCAAGCCGATCGACTTGCGCTGCCCCGTCGACGTGCGGCGACTGTGGGGAGGCGACAGCGAGTTCGGCTTCTTCGCGACAGGCGGCAAAGCCACGCTCCCACCCGTAGCGCATTCTTCGCTGTGGGATCTTGCGCGCGAGACGCTGCGGCTGCTGGATCCGACCGGCGCGCGCGAAGGGGCCAAGGAGCAGGTGCGGCAATTCACCGTCCACTTGACAGAGGGAATGGATGCGCAGGGAGTGATGCGGCTGGCCGACGATAGGGGCATGCCGGATCTCGTGGTAACGAACATCGGTGTCGTGCACGACACGCGTCCAGTCGGGCGATTCGGTTTGCGCGGGCTGTGGGGGCCGCTAGTGAGAGCGCGTCGCCCCAAAGGATTGGCGATTGCAGTGGCGTCTGTCGATGACTGCATTCATCTGGCCATGATGAGCGCCGCACCGTTCCCGTCGTTCCTCGAAAATGCGCGAGCGCTGCTCGTGCAGGCCTGCGAATAGGTGCATGACGGGAGCGCGTCCCGGGGCCATACCCGCAGCGCGCAATGCCCGTCAGGCAGCGCAGGTGCCGGTCGGATGACGATGTGATGCGCCCCGCCGAGCGGGGCCCGCGCTATGCGCCGGAAACGACCTGAATCCGGCGCGCTTCGGGCGCACCGTTCTGCTTCGCCGGCGTTGCGAGTTCGAATTCGAGCACGGTGTTTCTCGACGGCAAGCGATGGAGTATCGACGCATCCTGAACACTGCTGCTACGAAAGTAGGCGGGGCTGGTCTCGGCGGCCGCGAGCAGCGGCGTATCGGGCAGTGAAGGCCAGAACGCGATGAAGCCATACCCGTCGTCCGGCTCGAACCGGTTGCACACGCCCCGCACGCGCGAGCCCACTTGACCCCATGCGGGCAGGCCGGCGGCCGAATCTCGAACCGGCAGCAGGCCGGGCACGAGGTAGCCGCTGATGAACTGATCGGCCGCTTCCCGCAGCTCGAGGGGGACGTTATCGAAACCGAGGACCTCGACCCGACAACCTTTTTTCTGCAGCGCGCGGACGACTTCAACGAAGTCGCCGTCGCTGGTCGCGATCAGGACGGTATCCAGCCGGTCCGATTCCGATAGTGCGTCGATCGCCATCCCGAGATCCGAATTGGATTTGACGGTTTCCGTTCCGTCATCATCCGCGTAGTGCCTGAGCGGCTTGATCGTGACGCGAAATCCCTTGTCTCGCAGCGCCGCCTGGTAGCCCTTGATGCGTGCGTCGTAGTCGGGCGAGCGCGCGGCGCGGCGCTCGTCGAAGCTCAGATACGCATGCAGCCGCTGGATCGTGGCCCCGGCACGCCCGGCGAGCGAGCGCAATACCTCGTACCGCATCAGATGGCCGCCGTTCGCGTCCATGCTGCTTCCATCCACATAAACCCCGACCCTTCTCATCATCGTCATCCGGAGGTGCGCTATCCGTTCCAACCGTCGGCGCGGCCGGTCGCGCCATGCACGCCACGCGGGCGAAGCGTGCGTGGCGCGACCGGCTCGCCGCGTTTCAGTTGCGGCCGCTTACGCTGATCGACACCCGGCGATCGGGCTGCAGGCATGCGATCACGGCGCGGCTTTGACCCGCCGGGCAATGCGTGACCGGCTGACTCGATCCCACGCCTTCCGCTTCGATGATGCTGCCGTTCAGGCCGTGCGAGATCAGATAACCGCGCACGGTTTGCGCACGCGCTCGCGACAACGGCTCGTTCACCGTGCTCGGGCCGATACGATCCGTGTGCCCGACGACGACGATGCGCGTGATTTCCTTATGCCGCTTGATCCGCTCGATGGCGTCGTCGAGCTGCGCCTTGCCGGCCGGCAGCATCGAATCAAGGCTCGATTTTCCGAATGCGAACAGCGCGTCGCTCTGAAGCGTGAATTGCTCGAGCGTCGACACCGGCGGCTCGGCCGCGGCCACCGGCGCGGCCGACGGCGCGCGTACGAAGTCGGCGCATGCGGGTTCGCGCCAGTAGGTATCGGTGACCTTCATGTGCTGGTCGTAGCGCACCTGATACTGGCAGCTGACGACCTCGTTGCCGCGACGGAAGTCGAACAGATAGTTCCACACATGGCTGCCGACGAACCATTCGTTGAAATGCGGCGGCCCGAGCAGGTCGTACATCTGATCCTTGTTCAGCCCTGGCGCGACGTTACGAAGATTGTCCACGTTCACGAACGTGCCGCCCTTCGGGCTGGCCGACTGCGGATCCGGGAATTTGGGCGGACCGCTGACGGCGCAGCCTTCGAGGGTTGCAACGGAAAGCAGGCTGATAGACAGCGCAAGTGCCCATTGGATTTTCATGATCTGTTTCTCTCATCGTATTGGGAGCAGCGCATCCGACAGCCGTGCAACGCGCGATGGAGGCGTTGCACGGCCGCGGACGAGCCCGGTTGGATATCGGGTCCTCGCGATCACCACTGATAGCCCGCACCGATCACGGCACCGTAGTCGTTGCGCGTGTTGGTCGTGATGGCGGCCTTGTAGATCCAGTGGTTGTTTTCCGAGATCGTGGAGATGCCGATGGCCTGCCCGGACTGGCTTCGATAGACGCTGCCGGCGATGGCGACCATGCTCTTGCCCGGCCCGGAAGGCTGGGGCAGCCCCGCGACGGCCATGGCGCTCGCGGCTCCCGCATCCGCGTCGCGCCGCAGCCCTTGAATCTTCGCGTCGGTGTACGCGTTCGCGTTGCCGACCGCGGCATTCAACTGCTGGACGTTGACGCCATCGGTGGGCGCGGTGCCCGCCGCGACGTTCGTGAGCTGCCGCGGCGAGTTGGCCGTACCGATCGACACGACGTTGTTTCGTCCGCCGTCGTTGCTGCCCGCACCGATCGCCACCGAGCTGTTGCCCGACGACGTCGAGCCTGCGCCGATCGTGGTCGAGCCGGTGCCCGACGCGGTCGAGCCGTTGCCGACCGCGGTACTGTTCGAACCGGACGCGACCGCGCCGTTGCCGCCGGCCGACGAATTCGAGCCGGTCGACGCGGGGGGCGTCGACGAGCCCGGCGTCGACGGGAAACCGCCGCCGCCGTTGGTATTGCTGATGTTCTGGATCAGCGTCGTCAGGTTCTGGTTGACGGCATCGAGCTGGCTGACGTTGACCGCATCGGTGCCAGCCGATCCGGCGGCGACACCGGTGATCTTGCGGTTACCGATGTTGACCTCGCCGGCCGACGACTGCGGGCTGCTCAGGCCGTACGCAATGTAGTTCGACTGCGCGCCGACCGTCGTGACCGATCCGGCGCCGATCGCGATGCTGTTCGCGACGTTCGCACTGGCGCCGGAACCGAGCGCGATCGCATCGGCGGCGCTGCTGTTCGCGCCGGAGCCGATCGCGATGCCGCCCGAAGAACTCGCGACGGCGTTGGCGCCTTGCGCGATCGACTGAGGCCCGGTCGCATTCGCGCCGCTGCCGAGTGCGATCGCATCGGCCTGCCCCGAATTCGCCGCCTGACCGATCGCTACGCCGCCAGGCGCGGTCTGCTGGACGATCGCACCATTGCCGATCCCCACGCCGTTGTCGCCGTTGACGACCGTCGTCGGCCCCACGGCGATCGACTCCGCGCCCACGGCGAGCGAATCGGCCGCGGTTGAATTGGCATGGAAGTACATCGTCGGCGAGACGGCGAACGATTGCAGCGCGCCGGTCAACTGCCGGACCGTCACTGCGTCGTGCGCGTTCGTGCCGTCGGCGACGTTGATGAGCTGCCGGTAGGTGTTCCCCGTTGCACTGCCGAACGACACCGCGCCGAGCAGCGTCGCGTCGGACGTGTTGAACGGCACCGTGTGGCTGCCGGCCGGGATGGTACCGCTGCCCGCCGCGATCGCGCGGTCCGACACGGCGCCCGAGCCGATCGCTACACTGCCGACGATCGAAGCGGTCGTCTGCGCGCCGAGCGCCATGCCGCTTGCGGCGGTCGATTGCGCGCCGCTGCCGGCTGCGAAGCTGTCAGCCGCGCTGGCGACTGCCTGAGGGCCGACGGCAATGCTGTCCGTGCCCGTTGCCTGGCTGTCGGCCAGCGTCGAGTTTGCATGGAAGTATTTGATCCCCGCGCCGTTGCTGATGTTCGAGATCGCCGTCGTGTTGGCGGTCACTTGCTGGTTGGTCGCGAACAACTGCGAGCCGTTCACGGCGTCCGTGCTGGCGCCGCTCAGCTGGCCGGCGGCGACGTTCTGGATCTGCCGCTCGGCGCCCGGCGCGCCGACGCTCACCACGCCGACGGGTGCTGCACCCGCGAAGTTGTAGGTCACGCCGCCGATCACCGCGCTGGATGTCGGTGTCGCCGCGGTCGTCGTCGAGCCTGCACCGAGGGCGACGCTGTTGGCAACGCTGGCAATCGCGCCCGAGCCGAGCGCGACGGCCGATACGCCGGACGCGGTGGCTACGTTACCGATGGCGATCGAACTCGTTGCGCTCGCCGTCGCCTGGCTGCCGAATGCCTGCGCACCGGTGTTGCTGGCGAGTGCGTTGAAGCCGATGGAAACCGCCTGGTCGCCCGTCGCCTGGGTGCCGGAACCGGGGACGCCGGCCGTGCCGCCCGGGCCGAGCGCAATTGCGTTGACGCCCGACACACCGCTGTTGACGCCGATCGCGATGCCGGACGCGCCGCTGGCCGATGCGCCCGATCCCAATGCGAGACCGGCGGCGGCGGTGTTGGTGGTGATCGCATCGAAACCCATCGCGATTGAATAGCCGCCGGCTGCCGTCGACATTGTCGCCAATGCGGTCGAATGGTCACCCGATGCGGTGCTGCCGGCGCCGAGCGCCGTCGCGGAATTGTTCGAGGCTATCGATGAATTGCCTAAGGAAATCGATGAAATGCCGCTGGCGGCTGCGTTCAAGCCGCCGGCTAAAGTGTTGTCGGCGCTCGCTCGGGCACCCGCGCCCAACGCGGTGCTGCCGACGCCGGACGCCGTCGAGAAATCGCCCAATGCGCTGGCGTTTTCGCCGGTCGCGGCTGCCGACGCACCGAGCGAGGAAGCATTGGTGCCGGTCGCCAGTGCCTGATGTCCAATCGCGCTCGCACCAATGCCGCTCGCCGTGGTGTTGCCGCCGATGGCGGTCGAACTGCTGTTGGATGCCGTCGCGGCCTGGCCGAAGGCGCTCGCGCCGGTGCTGGCCGCGACGGCGCTGGTGCCGACCGCTGTCGTGGCGGTGTCGGTGGCAGAGGCCAAGCGACCCACCGCGACGGCATCGGCGCCGGTGGACTGTGCGTTGGGGCCGACCGCCGTCGACATAAGGCCCGACGCAAAAGCAGCGGGACCGATTGCGGCGCTGGTCTGCCCGGATGCAGTCGTGTTCACGCCTATCGCCAGCGCATTGCCGCCCGCAGCCACCGCGTTTGCGCCCATCGAGATTGCGCCGGCAGCGGACGAATGGGCATTCGTGCCCAGCGCCATCGCGTTCAGTCCCGACGTCACCGCACCGCCCCCGATGGCGACGCCCAGCCCACCGCTTGCGGTGGCGGCCGCTCCACCGGCGCCCGAGATCGCGACATCCCCGGTCCCCGTGGCGCTACCGTTACCTGCGGCATACTGGGCGTGTGCGATCTGACCGGCGGCACCGAGGCAAACGGGAATCGCAAAGCCGAGAAGAATTCGAATTTTCTGTTGCTGTCCGGCCGCGGCATGTTGTTCCGTACGTCGGTCGTCGCATACGGCACCCGACGTACCGGCGCTTCCCTTGCCGCGCGCCTTGCCAAGCTCCGATGCGGCGACGAACGCCCCGCGCGCCTTGCTCCATATGACCTTGTGCACTCTGTTCATCTTGATGCTCCGTATGAAATGAAAACTCTCTCTCAGAGTAAATTTCGTAGTAGTGCGAAGTTGAGTTGATAAATAAAAATCAAGTCATCATCGATCTGATCGAGACTTGGATGGCGCCGTGTACGTCGGTGATTTGTGCGGCGTTTTTCTTGTGATTGGCTTGGCCGTTCGTCTCGACCGTGATCGCTGCTGAGGGGAATGTCATGTCGCATCGAATCGGCGACACGCATTGCATGT is drawn from Burkholderia ambifaria AMMD and contains these coding sequences:
- a CDS encoding NYN domain-containing protein, with protein sequence MTMMRRVGVYVDGSSMDANGGHLMRYEVLRSLAGRAGATIQRLHAYLSFDERRAARSPDYDARIKGYQAALRDKGFRVTIKPLRHYADDDGTETVKSNSDLGMAIDALSESDRLDTVLIATSDGDFVEVVRALQKKGCRVEVLGFDNVPLELREAADQFISGYLVPGLLPVRDSAAGLPAWGQVGSRVRGVCNRFEPDDGYGFIAFWPSLPDTPLLAAAETSPAYFRSSSVQDASILHRLPSRNTVLEFELATPAKQNGAPEARRIQVVSGA
- a CDS encoding nucleotide disphospho-sugar-binding domain-containing protein; amino-acid sequence: MKILIAAKSEAGHVNPVASAASILISEGNQVAALTGEQFRRQFEDIGALFHPLPADASPDVAHVIAHDPTLRNLPEDAPQLMRFQIAVERALVDPIPLQHVMLQAVLRHFAADVILTESGFLGILPLLLGARERRPRVVICGTYFLTWERDDGAPYLGGWRPASTQAQRAQYAGLSRDHDRLFEQPLIARADELMKDLGARPLHRGVFESAIELADAYLQPSVPSFEFPRASLPASVRFIGGLPITPNLHPLPAWAADLDGRKKVVHVTQGTVANKDFGMLLAPTLAALGDDPGVLVVAITGGRPLDTIPGTMPPNARVASFLPYEWLLPKVDVFVTNGGNGSVNQALTFGVPLVTAGLSEDKADVNARVAWSGVGIDLATGHPTPDALRNAIRTVLANPGYRIEAARKAREFAAIDTRAEIIRAVTSRST
- a CDS encoding YadA-like family protein, whose translation is MNRVHKVIWSKARGAFVAASELGKARGKGSAGTSGAVCDDRRTEQHAAAGQQQKIRILLGFAIPVCLGAAGQIAHAQYAAGNGSATGTGDVAISGAGGAAATASGGLGVAIGGGAVTSGLNAMALGTNAHSSAAGAISMGANAVAAGGNALAIGVNTTASGQTSAAIGPAAFASGLMSTAVGPNAQSTGADAVAVGRLASATDTATTAVGTSAVAASTGASAFGQAATASNSSSTAIGGNTTASGIGASAIGHQALATGTNASSLGASAAATGENASALGDFSTASGVGSTALGAGARASADNTLAGGLNAAASGISSISLGNSSIASNNSATALGAGSTASGDHSTALATMSTAAGGYSIAMGFDAITTNTAAAGLALGSGASASGASGIAIGVNSGVSGVNAIALGPGGTAGVPGSGTQATGDQAVSIGFNALASNTGAQAFGSQATASATSSIAIGNVATASGVSAVALGSGAIASVANSVALGAGSTTTAATPTSSAVIGGVTYNFAGAAPVGVVSVGAPGAERQIQNVAAGQLSGASTDAVNGSQLFATNQQVTANTTAISNISNGAGIKYFHANSTLADSQATGTDSIAVGPQAVASAADSFAAGSGAQSTAASGMALGAQTTASIVGSVAIGSGAVSDRAIAAGSGTIPAGSHTVPFNTSDATLLGAVSFGSATGNTYRQLINVADGTNAHDAVTVRQLTGALQSFAVSPTMYFHANSTAADSLAVGAESIAVGPTTVVNGDNGVGIGNGAIVQQTAPGGVAIGQAANSGQADAIALGSGANATGPQSIAQGANAVASSSGGIAIGSGANSSAADAIALGSGASANVANSIAIGAGSVTTVGAQSNYIAYGLSSPQSSAGEVNIGNRKITGVAAGSAGTDAVNVSQLDAVNQNLTTLIQNISNTNGGGGFPSTPGSSTPPASTGSNSSAGGNGAVASGSNSTAVGNGSTASGTGSTTIGAGSTSSGNSSVAIGAGSNDGGRNNVVSIGTANSPRQLTNVAAGTAPTDGVNVQQLNAAVGNANAYTDAKIQGLRRDADAGAASAMAVAGLPQPSGPGKSMVAIAGSVYRSQSGQAIGISTISENNHWIYKAAITTNTRNDYGAVIGAGYQW
- a CDS encoding nucleotide disphospho-sugar-binding domain-containing protein; amino-acid sequence: MKIVLAATPLSGHANPMLSIARILIDAGHDVIVHTGCAFQERADNIGAAFHPLRPAADFAFGDPHSKLPSLEELPPGLERQRLGMELVLVDYVIEQHLGLQQLLREVQADIVFVDHVFLGILPMLLGPRSNRPPVAMFNTTILHWSREDGAPHYAGLPPATSRAQRERYAAIAREHDRIVYGPLVDRLNRYLAELGVGPIAIDLCDLVVALPDVFMQLTVPEFEFPRTDLPASVRFIGALPIEANQVPLPSWASELTGDRKVVLVTQGTVANHDFRVLVAPALEALAHEPDLLVVVSTGGRPVDTVPGPIPANARVASYLPFEWLLPSVDVFVTNGGYGSVNQAISYGIPLVTAGLTEDKADGNARVAWSGVGIDLATHSPTPDALRAAVRTVLDNPRCRQRVTEIAEAFKSIDTRGEILRIMELLTQPTTGSARGGNLWSDH
- a CDS encoding phthiocerol/phthiodiolone dimycocerosyl transferase family protein; this translates as MNRRLGSTEHVFWLMNRVVASHVVIAAEIDGIAGAEAWRDAFDALQRRHPLLRARIPPTALGFPQLELVSERPIPVHHVDDARWETDRISDAWLDSAIASMLDEAIDTDIGPMMRAVVASGRNGKSVLLLACAHAICDGISLTYCVRDLLQALSGQSLGILSMPRSLDQLYGEADISPPVNKVIVDECRPRHCDRLTVSRLKLSRELTTRIVQRARDERTTFHGALCSAMLGYGRSINPAWRGKPIRIVTPVDLRRQLDIDDDVGLFGSATRASLAPTIDGSFWEDSRAITRELKPSAISQPTRNSIRSMSELLTKGLDVQGLLRVRESDAVQREITVSNLGNLRFATQIGRFHITAIWGPCVPMGQKDDPNIQTVGVATVDGRANLTLASFAPLPSFLTGVAETLSSECRSFEGASLSRVPDIKPGGQ
- a CDS encoding OmpA family protein, with amino-acid sequence MKIQWALALSISLLSVATLEGCAVSGPPKFPDPQSASPKGGTFVNVDNLRNVAPGLNKDQMYDLLGPPHFNEWFVGSHVWNYLFDFRRGNEVVSCQYQVRYDQHMKVTDTYWREPACADFVRAPSAAPVAAAEPPVSTLEQFTLQSDALFAFGKSSLDSMLPAGKAQLDDAIERIKRHKEITRIVVVGHTDRIGPSTVNEPLSRARAQTVRGYLISHGLNGSIIEAEGVGSSQPVTHCPAGQSRAVIACLQPDRRVSISVSGRN